The Schistocerca nitens isolate TAMUIC-IGC-003100 chromosome 6, iqSchNite1.1, whole genome shotgun sequence DNA segment ATTTTGAGCTCGTGTTTCCTAGAGCTTTATTCTTTGTGTGGTCCATAATACCACATATCAAAGTATGGAAAGCAGAGATCTAGcaatagaagaaatttgtttcacagtatcgaagatgaagaagtgctcatacctctcGAGGATTATTTGTCATTTTTACTTCGAATAATTCAtcccgtcatatccctgaatattgacattTCTGCTGGGACGCCCTACGTTTATCGAAGCCCCATTGTCGGTTGTGTTCTTAGAGATCTATACCGCAACAGAATTTTTTTGTACTCTTACTCAGTTGTTGGATTGTTTTACACAGTTTCTATGAGCCGTAATTCGGAATAACCTCTTTGTGCAGCTAAAATATAGCTCTCGCTTGGAACCAAATCTGACTCCGAGTTAGGACAATGGATTCACGAAGTTCAGTCCAAGTTCAGTCTCCGATACGCTTCCATATTACAAACAGTACTTGTAAACTCAACTAAGGTAATGAATGAAAATGCTCGGTTATACGCTGGTTCGTGTCTCCCAGGATAAGAAAGTATATTTGTGTACCGGTACATCATGAGTGTAACGCCTACACCGCAAGTAGACTGCGGCCCAGAAGAGCGATACAGTTAGACCATGAAGATAGTAATCGATGGTTACCATAACAGCTTTTTGGAGCTCAAAACGCCTCCTTGCCACAAATATGTTAAGATGCCATGAAGGTTGGAAGGGAAAACAGGTGGTGACCGTTGTGGACTGTGTTCTAAATTCCTCAAATTTCATGGTTTAAAGCCATTTCCATTATCATTTAAAGTGTCTGGGCCAAAACAACGTAGGCGTCAGCGCATATAGTGAAATGTACGAAGAAAGTTCTTTTTCTTTCGAAGACATGGACTTATTTCATGGTTTTTTTCCttcatacgaggtgcgacagtaaattAAGGAGATTGATGTGACAAAAAATGTTGCTTAGCGTCAAGTTTAGTgtcgtctccttcaaagtagttcccttccgattgcacacactttttccagcgcttctgccattgatggtaacatttctggatctgatcttctgtaatattctccatagcctcgtcacagctttttggacatcttgtgttgtttgaaaacggTGTCCCCTGACGCCTTTTGACTCTTggtaatagaaaaaagtcgcacggagtgatatctggtgaataaggtggctgtggtagtactgcaatttgttttgaggttaaaaattgctgtactgacagagcagtatggggtgGTGCATTATTGGAATTCAGaagccaattatcagcaatgttggcacggacacgaagaagtcTTTTACAAAATCTTTCTAAATttactttgtagtaatattggttaactgtttgtccaggaggcacccacgctTTATGAACaagtcccttggaatcaaagaagcacacaagcatgcatttcacttttgactttgacatgaggCTTTTTTTGGTCAGGGTTATCCTTTTaggcaccattgcgaactttggcgttttgtctctggatcgtactgaaaaaaccactttcatcaccagtgataccaCGGcttaacaattctggattgatttccgtttgctctaacagatcggctgccacatttttccgtgttctcgctgttgtggtgtgagatttttggggaccatttttgcacaaatctttctcataccaatatcttcagttattattagacgaaccgttacTCGATTGATgtttagttcttctgcaatcatttttaaggataatcttcgatcagatcggaCGAGTTCACGCACTCTGGCAAAGATGACATTCGTCCGTGAGATTGATGGTCGTCTACTgccgtcttcatcttcaacattcgttcaaccttcactaaacattttatgccaacgaaaacctTGAGctgttgacataacctcctctccaatagccttctgaagcttaccgtaagttgtcgtcgcgttttcacccaatttaacgcaaaaaaagggcttaccgttgcgcaatattatgcggttccatttccgtgacgagagacacaaacacctgTTAACTTATTACAACGCAACTCACGacagagcagttgcatcgatgtgccgcttggactagaagcagcttaaagacaaggtcaaagatattgtgcctacgcaagcctgaagggttgccacatcttgcaaagaaaatcagtctcattactttgttgtcgcacctcgtatgtaagatctagaagaatttcatactATCACCCAGTTTACCTAATGCATGAATGCCATTTCCGTCCTAGAAAATAAGAACTTCACACTGgtaaaaataattactttattcTCCATGGTTGACGGATACCGGATTCCAAATGGTGCTTTTCCGTTTTAAGGTGCTGATACTAATTTCGGAGTGCACCGAGGCGGGAGAGCCGTTCCGCGTGCCTGGAAACTGCGCCAGCTTCCTGCAGTGCATAGGTAAGGGGGTCGCGGCGCTCAAGCACTGTCCCGCCGGCCTAGAGTTCGACGCGGAGCACAAAGTGTGCGACTACCCGATGTTCGCCGGCTGCTCTTCCTCCAAGTGAGGAAGAACTCTTGCCCCTCAGAATTCTTAACTTCTGGTGGGCGGCGGTATTTACGAGACTTTCTCATAAATCTAGGATCAAGTAAATAATAAAACTTGTCAATTTTTATGGGAAATAAAGAGACTGTTTGGTGAGCTAAAACATAGCACATTATTATTCAGTTATTAATGATGAGCAGTTATGTTGCTTGTATtctttcattgtaatttcgtttCTTGTCCTAATAAACACTTCTGTTCTCGAGTGATGAACTGTGTAGTCGCTAATGCTGTATATGATaatgaaaaacatatttaaaaGTTGCAAATGCAGCATCGTGATAAGAAACCTATGAAGTAGTCTCATAGGCAGCTGGTCGATTCAGGTTGGCGTGCAGGGCACTCAGCGTGTACCAGCAGTTTCTTGGCGACCGTGGAAACAGAAATGCTCCAGTAGCGTGGTGTCTGAAGTCATCCGcactggctgttaaaatacttttattgaaaAGGCACTACCGGTTTGGCTTCAATAGAGGTGGATCATCAGTTGACCTGTACATGAAATTATGACATTACAGAATTAAAATGGCTCGAGAATAGATGGGTACTATCTTAGAGCGCAATATATGCTCACAGACTTTATTTAAACAGCCATCGCGTAGCAGAGCGATTCCCTTCATCCAAGTCTCACCGTTCGTCATCAAGATAGAAACACAGATAGCACGGTAAGTATGAACGTCGACAGACAGAAATAATAGAGCTTGAATGTCGTACCAATCCATAGACAGCAAAAGCACGTACGGTGCCAGCGTAAATTATACTGATAGGTCGCTATTGCGAGCAACGTGCGTTTAGGTGTACCGAAGTGACGCTATGACAAGAGAAGTAGACGTAGTATTCACAGTGCGCCTGACTTACGAACTATTACTTGTTACATGGTCATTAGGAAttactatttttcaaaaatattcttagttaaaacaattataaacaattaaatacaaaatagtaTAACCCTGAAAAGCCAAACTAGCAACAGGAATTATTTCAATGTTATGTTGCCCTATTTTTAGAAAACGCACTGTAAAGCCAAGACCCACTTTTCGACATAGATCAGATGGGTCTGGGTGGTGGGTGTATATAGTAGATTAGCTCTGCTTCGTTATGAGCAGGCCCCCAGACCCCAACTCTGGTTAAGTAGGGGCAGAGGTAGAAAAATGTTCAATATTGGGTCTACTCATATTCCTCAGACACTGACAAAAAAAGCCTTCTTGGTGTAAGAACGAGTTGTGCAACATGAACGATAGTTTGTagacgtgttcctacatctgaaatatgatgtctataTGTCTCATCCAGTTTCACGCCAGTCACCTAGGGCTAGCGCCAGTAGCGTCACTTTGCAGACGCAaaataggtttgctttaaatacaggctaTTATGGTCGTCtgcgtttgttacctttgagactggttgtgatgagttgatgttagtcaagaatgccttcgagGCGACAAAGTGGCCATTATAGACACCTCACTGAGGTTTATCGATgccgtgcaatagggctacgagaagctggatgttccattTGCGATATTGCACAAACGCCttacaggaatgtagccacagttcATGAacgctggtagcggtggtcacgagaatgtacggctgCAAGAATACCTGGCACCAGACTACCACGTGAACTACTGACAAGGAAGAACTTCTCGTTCGACGTACGGTTCTTGGACATCggtctacatctgcagcagcaatctgagcagcagttggcaacagagtgacacaacgaactgttacaaatcgaaatCGGTTACGtcagggacagctccgagccagacgccccgtaGCGTGCCACCTGTGGCTTCAGTGGTGTCAGCCGACAGCTAATAGGAGAGCATGGTGTAGTcttctgtgttttctgatgaaaactagtTCTACCTCGGTGACGATGATGTCCTGCTGTTGTTTAGAACGGGCCATCTGAAGACCTACAACCAACCTTTTTGCGTGCTAGACATCCTGGACCTAccgctggagttacggtctggggtgacatttcttatgacagcaggagcgccctCGTGCTTATTTCAGCCACTCTGACTGCAAATATGTTCGTCagactggtgattcgaccttttgtgttgccattcatgagcagAATTCTAGTGGATGTTTCCGAAAGGAAAACTCTCTCGCACACGACGCTGTTGTAATctaacatgctttacagagtgcaaatatgttgccttggcctgctcaatcaccagatctgtctccactcgagcacatatgggatatcataggatgaaactgcagcgtcatccacaagcagcacgAACCGTCCCCCTATCGAACGACCAAGTGCAGTATTTGGAATGGCTTAGCTcgcccttacattaacctgtgatcttgcaatgctaatgACTTAAATAATCTAATGAAATGTATTCCcttaattttattactctacactattttctggtgttgtaattttttGACGCCAGTGTATACGTGAATGACATTCCATTTAACATTCAAAAGGCAGACTGATAGTTTCTGCAAACGGTATTAGTGTTATAATAACTCCCATTAGGGAAAAAGCAACAAAAGagattgtaaatgatatttttcaacGAATTATAAAGTGCTTCTcaaaaaatggactctccctaaattttgaacgAAAACGCACTATATTCAGCTCTGCGCAACAAAGAAAATCAAACCAACAACAGATGCAGCACACGAACAGGCGTCACTAAATAGGacaaaaatgttgttcaaatgtgtgtgaaatcttatgggacttaacggctaaggtcatcagtccctaagattacacactacgtaaactaaattatcctaaggacaaacacacacacccatgcccaagggaggactcgaacctccgccgggaccagccgcacagtccatgactgcagcgccccagacagctcggctaatcccgcgcggctaaatacGACAGATTGCTCCAAATTTATAGATGCATATACTGATGAAGTGGTAGAAGCAAATTACCAAGCTTCTCAAACGAGTTCAGGTACTTTAGCTCTTCGTATATTTGCTAATCTTGGATACACACAATCAACCTCCTGatgtattttgcatatttacactcaTTAATACCTTTTGGAGCAATTTTCTCGGATAACCCATGAATTCGAAAGGAAGTACTGATTACACAAAAGCCAGGAGTAGGAATAACATGTGATATTTCCGCACGGATGTCATGTATGCACCTGTTCAAGTAACTAGGCATTTAACTGCGCCGTCACTATACatttattcgctaatgaaatttatcGTTAAAATTCCATCACAACCTGAGAAAAACTCTGGTGTcagtacaacactagagggaaaaatgcacTACAGGGAAAATGATCTTCATTTCCCATAATTAAAGCTGACtgtctcagaaaggagttcaatatgatgcaacaaaaattttaatcatttaccCCATTACAAGAAATGCCTGATAGGTAGCATAGTATTTCTCCTGCACATCTCCTTCTATTCCGTTAATGAATCCTTGCTTAAGACTTTTAGCCAGTAAAAAGACACCTTGTCTTTTATAAATGTTGTTGCATGAGTAGAACTAAAGACTAAAGGGTTCATTCGTGTTAACACTAACTATGTATACGGATCCTGTAAACTGACTAGTCccacgtcatttcgataaaagaatcgttcaaatgatctatgattTATTAGCTAAGTGATGCCAAGCCAAAACATGAAGTGATTCAGCTCCATACTTTGGCAGTTGGAATTCTTGCACTACGCCATCTCAGTGGCATTCCGGCACTGGCAGCTCCTGGCCATGGGTTTTAAGGTGGTTAGACGGCTGTTGGCGCAACAAAACACTTCCTCAGCTTTAGAGGATATGGTTCACCGATTCACAGGCTGCAACTATGGTAAATCTCCGAATTACTTACACTTAATATTTTGTTCAAACTTATTTAAtctttttacagaaactgttttTCGTCCTAATTCAATCCAGCTCACATACTATAGAGTCACTTACCCTCACATCAGCAACCGTGCTAGGGGCAATCCACTCGGTCGGTATGGGGAGGTCTGGGAGTTTGCGAGGATAGTCGGTCCTCCACCGCAGAAGACGAAGTCTGCACAAGTAAGGACAAGGACCCAGATGTTAGCCGAAGACGAGATTCCGTCCACCATTCTGGTTCCTCTTGCAAAATTATTGAATATGCTGGAACTTTTGTTCTGCGTTTTACGACCTTCTATGCAGCTACAAGCTCGTCCAGAAAGCTGAACAAACATAGTTGCAAGTACTGTTCAGAAAGGGGAGGTTTCCAACGAGTAGTACTTCAAAACGTTTGTCGGGTGCATACAGTAGCGGTTATGTTTGCTCCACAACTGCAGTTCCTTTATAATTGCGGGAAGCCGAGAAGCCTGCCTTCAGACGTCCCTTTCCATACCATTTGATGGTAACGCGTTTTCCCACAGCTGTAATCGTTCTGTTCCCTTCGATCATGTCTACTTTTAGCTGTTTGCGATAACTGTAACTGGATCATATTCGGAATATATCCAGTGCAGTGATGTCGTGCCTCCAGAAAATAAGGTTTTGTTGCGATGACGTCTTGTAAGCATCCGTTCACACCTGTGCTTCCTGGACACAGTTCGATCTCACATGTCTCTGTGACAGTTTGGATCACACTGGACGGGCATATGGTAATTTGCTCTGTCTTATACCGCTTCATTTCGTTTGTTGAGACTAATGTTTGATTCTTTCCCTCCAGGGTAACTAGCAAACTTCTGTTTGTCCTAACGTGCAAAAATCTCCCCAATTTCCGCCATGTTCTTCGTAAatctagcaaaataaataaataaataaaatctgcatgaCCACATGATACCACTAATTAACTATTTTCATAGCACCAGAACGAAACTCAATGACACATCATAACCTGAACACTAATATTCAAGGCAAATATACAGAAAAACGCCATCATCATTGTTACATTACATACTTCACAAAACCtctacagttctagtataatggcGATATAACGGGTGGTTGTAACTAAACTttacctatttaacacgttattacacggaaactaattactgtacgagtactaaacttggtagcattaatgtcaaggacatggcgaagagaaataatgcagaatcagttcaatatgctggtacggtacatcataccattacgtaTCGGTACCATTATTGCTATAGGGGTTCACGGCGCCCAAAAACGTCCTGAAGAGCCTGAaagcgcaggactgcattctgcacagcataACGAAGCATGACCTTAGGTTTGctagctacctctcttgatattctGTGCTTCAGATCAGCTCATGTGTgattgttcccctggtaaaccctgtcctttaggtagccccacaaccagaaatcagaaggagtgagatcagatgatcgtgccggccaagcatttggaaacggccGGTTGATAATtccatcgtttccaaatgcttcgtTTGGGGAAAGCATGTTAACTTCAccagcgatgtgcggtggggcccgaTCTTGCATGAAAGCTGTTAAGTTCAGTGCGTCCCTCTCCTGTATGGAGGGTATGACATTCTGGCGAAGCATAGCGCAATAACGCTGGCGAATCACAattcacgtctttggtccttgagcgccaaccagTTCAAACAGAACGTAGCCGTGAGGCCAcaacatacggtgacacgttcaccatacagaggaacttcacgtACAGTGACTGGAGGAGAAGATCCCCACACACGGTAAATCTGTGTATACACCACACCAGTCAGAGAAAAATGATCTTAATCTGTTCATAGGATGGTCTAGGGCCAGCCCTCATCAACTGCAatccttgtgagaaagtggagaacgaagtcaacatgtcgttgtgcgtcctgtggtgcaagctccagtacgatatggatcttgtacggataccatttgagaatggttcgaagcatcttccgtacagtggaccacggaatcttcaactgtcgtgacacagtacgcgcactgcctgacgatcggctATTGCACGCAGTATTGTcttccatagcaacagcgatatcgaccatctgtggtgcaaccggtcatcGGCCTCTTTCCGGAGCAACGTCCAGTTCTTCAGTTCATTCGAACTTGTTTATCATGCTCCGCAAAGCAAGTGGAGAAAGAGAATCCTTCCGTAATCCATTCAGTCGGCTATATTCTCGAAGAGCAGCTGCAGCATTATTATTGCTTCGATAACAGAGCCTGACCGTAATGCCCTGTTCCTTTTGTCCAGGCTCAtgctgacacgtcaacaagtgtacTGCGGCTGATCAGGTGTGTGAGATAGTGAATCACGGTGACTGATAACGGCACCTGGTGACCGTAGTTGGAACTGAACGGTGACGCTGTctacgcatggaaatcatgcaactCATACTctagacattaatgctaccaagtttggtacgtGTACGGAAATTAGTTCTCGTGTTAAaaggtgttaaatagggaaagtttaattataaccacccggtgtgTTTAAGGAGTGGACCGCTGCGTTTACATGACTGAAACAGTTGAGGTTAACGGTCTTTATTAAAATTTGATAGAATCTGCAAGAGCTACCGTTGCCTCCTCTTCTTAACAGTGAGGGACTAACTGCAGCATAGTAGACCCTCGCGACAAGGGCCGGCAGTGTATTCTGAAGCAGAGATCCGTATACGTGTCAGGCTCTTAACTGCCGTCTGCCACAGGAGAAGGGTGTAGGTTACactcattttccaaaaactgtgaTTTACCAACGCTACATTATTTGGCAACGACTCTCTGCAGCTATTAAGATTATGCACTTCAAAAATATGAATTAATTGCGATATTTAGATTTGAATTTTTGAACTCTGAAAAATGTGTTACTTCAAAACAGACTGCAAGTCTTAAAATGCTTCAATAACTTAAAAAGGAGTTCAATGGCTGGAAAACATATAATGAAATCACTAACAGTTTTAATTACTTTAAATTTCTCAAGCCTTGAAATTAGAAAATCCATTGCAATTGACATAAATGACACTTAAAACGGATGTTATGTATGTTACTGATCAATCTGGACCACAAAGACACATTCACCACACCACAACGACGTAACACACACGTAGCTACACACAGAGGACAAATTATACCAGCCACTCAAACAACACCGAGTGAAGCTACTGCATTTACGAATCTGGGACGCTGATATACTTAGCCACAACTTTGGATCTGCTTGGACAGCAATAGGTTTTTGGCACTAACCCTGCACTAACAACTTAACGTAAGCAAGTAATAAACTACTTAGCCTGACGCACAGAAACAACAATAAatggggtggtcagaaacagtctgaaaagcttgtaaggctgttgcgTGATACGGTGTGCTAAGAAAGAATTGTTAAGAGAAAGttctatacgttgcgccgttttcgagttaattagcaaaGAAGTTAGCCCCTCAGGCCTTTGAGTGTGCAAATTGAAGTAGCTCGCCAGATACAATTTGTATCAGTTGGTCTCATAGCATAGATGGTAggtcacgagactgctcagcctttgtctTGGGTTTgctccttactaccgtcccatgtctaaGTCTTGTATAGTTAtcttgttcagttttagaaaaccaaaagaagaaaacatttgCTCTGTTCTGTCTGGCAGCTAGAATGTGTGTGTactacggcctgattggctaagttctgtgttaattggttaatatatgtaatatatgtcGCTAAGCatatgaattttttcttaacaattatttctcagcagccgcgcggggtagccgtgcggtctagggcgccttgagaCGGATAGCGCGGcccgcccccgtcggaggttcgaggcctcccttgggcatgggtgtgtgtgttgttcttagtgtaagttagtttaagtagtgtgtaagcctatggaccgatgacctcagcaggttagtcccatagtacttaccacaaatttccaaatatttctcagcacaacctaccctaaaATACCCTTACAGGCGtttagattgtttctgaccaccctatatataatTCCTTAATTAGGCTAACAGATTCTTCCGTCGATTGTTAGTAGAAAATCATTATAACAAA contains these protein-coding regions:
- the LOC126262947 gene encoding probable chitinase 10, with protein sequence MQKTIIMRGVLLTLSCVLTSLFVVSHAAPLKRDDVVLILISECTEAGEPFRVPGNCASFLQCIGKGVAALKHCPAGLEFDAEHKVCDYPMFAGCSSSK